A stretch of Spirosoma oryzicola DNA encodes these proteins:
- a CDS encoding endo-1,4-beta-xylanase, with translation MRYLFFLLISALFWHLTNSSVTTDNTKLNQDSVTLKQAAPFPLGVSVDARLLTSNKQYRSTVNREFNSITSENALKMNRLLVAPNQYDWSGGDSIVDFARTTGKRMHGHTLVWHRSVPKWVEAFQGDSIAWENLLKSHIQTVIGHYKGQVKSWDVANEVIDDDGSLRKSIWSAHLGPDYVARCYQYAHEADPNALLFYNDYGQEINLKKALAIKAMLMNLKKRKIPIHGVGLQSHISIYHSDSQYRRGLAVMTSVGLLVHISELDIRLNTKKIKNLAITEDMLEDQEQKYESIVEIYKDVVPKKQRYGITIWNLSDKDSYQLKDCQCPDAPMPFDTTYKKKLAYKGLLDGLRQ, from the coding sequence ATGCGTTACCTGTTTTTTTTGTTAATATCAGCGCTGTTCTGGCACCTGACAAATAGTAGTGTTACTACTGACAACACTAAACTGAATCAAGACAGCGTAACGTTAAAACAGGCCGCGCCATTCCCCTTAGGTGTTTCAGTAGATGCCAGACTGCTGACCAGCAATAAGCAATACCGAAGTACGGTTAATCGGGAATTCAACAGCATAACGTCGGAAAATGCGTTAAAAATGAATCGGCTTCTCGTAGCGCCGAATCAATACGATTGGTCAGGAGGTGATTCTATCGTTGATTTTGCCCGTACAACCGGCAAACGTATGCATGGACATACGCTTGTCTGGCACCGAAGTGTACCAAAATGGGTTGAGGCATTTCAGGGGGATTCGATAGCCTGGGAGAATTTATTAAAGAGCCATATTCAAACCGTTATAGGTCATTATAAAGGACAAGTTAAGTCATGGGATGTTGCCAACGAAGTCATTGATGATGATGGTTCATTGCGTAAATCGATCTGGTCAGCGCATTTAGGTCCAGATTACGTCGCTCGTTGCTATCAATACGCGCACGAGGCAGATCCCAATGCACTACTATTCTATAATGACTACGGTCAGGAGATCAATCTAAAAAAAGCATTGGCAATCAAAGCCATGCTGATGAATTTGAAAAAAAGAAAGATTCCGATACATGGTGTTGGTCTACAATCCCATATATCTATCTACCATTCTGACAGTCAGTACAGACGAGGCCTCGCTGTGATGACTTCAGTTGGATTGCTTGTTCATATTTCCGAACTGGATATTCGTCTGAATACAAAAAAGATTAAAAATCTTGCAATTACAGAGGATATGCTGGAAGACCAAGAGCAGAAGTATGAATCGATAGTTGAGATTTATAAAGATGTTGTTCCTAAAAAACAGCGGTATGGGATTACGATCTGGAATCTTAGCGATAAAGACAGCTATCAACTTAAAGACTGTCAATGCCCCGATGCCCCGATGCCGTTCGACACGACTTATAAGAAGAAGTTAGCATACAAAGGCTTGCTGGATGGGCTAAGACAGTAA
- a CDS encoding WecB/TagA/CpsF family glycosyltransferase, producing MENAYSIVPKQLAQALINKVSLIENKATADRLFKSALASRNCTIISFINAHAFNICYRNDQFAEALLKSDWLLRDGKGIEILYKSIGRKPGVNMCGTDTIPQLLTLAKNKRIALIGTEEPYLQQASDFLTQKGSNVVLTAHGFHAIANYLPLIQQARPDVVVLGMGMPKQEQLSIYLKEQLDFPCVIVNGGAIIDYWGNKVVRAPNWVRQVGGEWAFRLLLEPRRLFTRYVIGNFVFLRRVRQIRGQQFAALRNTV from the coding sequence ATGGAAAACGCTTATTCCATTGTTCCCAAACAGCTTGCTCAGGCCTTAATCAATAAGGTTAGCCTCATCGAGAATAAGGCAACAGCTGATCGACTATTCAAGAGCGCACTTGCTAGTCGGAACTGTACCATTATCTCTTTTATCAATGCCCACGCTTTTAATATCTGTTATCGAAACGATCAGTTTGCAGAGGCTTTGTTAAAATCCGATTGGTTGTTGCGAGACGGCAAAGGAATTGAAATACTGTACAAGTCGATTGGTCGGAAGCCAGGAGTTAATATGTGCGGGACCGATACTATTCCTCAACTGCTCACCCTCGCTAAAAATAAACGCATTGCCTTAATTGGTACGGAAGAGCCTTACCTTCAGCAAGCCTCCGATTTTTTGACGCAAAAAGGTAGCAATGTTGTTTTAACCGCTCATGGTTTTCATGCTATAGCAAACTACTTACCCCTTATCCAGCAAGCCAGACCTGATGTGGTTGTTCTGGGTATGGGGATGCCTAAGCAGGAGCAGCTATCAATCTACCTCAAAGAACAGCTCGATTTTCCCTGCGTTATTGTTAATGGTGGAGCCATTATCGATTATTGGGGAAACAAAGTAGTGAGAGCCCCGAACTGGGTCCGGCAGGTTGGTGGCGAGTGGGCCTTTCGGCTTTTATTGGAGCCCCGTAGACTATTTACGCGCTACGTAATCGGCAATTTTGTTTTTCTCAGACGCGTTCGGCAGATTAGAGGTCAGCAGTTTGCAGCGCTTAGAAATACTGTGTAG
- the cmk gene encoding (d)CMP kinase encodes MQLLQPDQLISSGENTTFDCPKLIIAVDGYSGCGKSTTAKQVAARLGYTYIDTGAMYRSVTLFLLQHNIPFTDSHAVQDALAQISISFKFNVITRRNETYLNGVNVEDEIRMLYVASSVSKVSALPEVRRTLVRLQHQMGQQRGIVMDGRDIGTQVFPDAELKVFMTADALIRAQRRQVELVDKGQAVALEEILDNIKKRDHDDTTRTVSPLRQADDALLLDTSYTTIDEQIDWVVQMATERMQQPQLS; translated from the coding sequence ATGCAACTTTTACAACCTGATCAGCTAATTTCTTCCGGAGAAAACACAACGTTCGACTGTCCTAAGTTAATTATTGCCGTTGATGGTTATTCAGGTTGTGGAAAAAGTACAACCGCAAAGCAAGTTGCAGCCCGTCTGGGGTACACCTATATTGATACGGGGGCTATGTATCGTAGCGTTACGCTTTTTTTGCTTCAACATAACATCCCCTTTACCGATTCCCACGCGGTCCAGGATGCGCTGGCTCAAATTTCGATTTCATTTAAATTTAATGTGATCACGAGACGGAATGAAACGTATCTGAACGGTGTGAACGTGGAAGATGAAATTCGGATGTTGTATGTCGCTAGTTCGGTAAGCAAGGTTAGTGCTCTTCCTGAAGTACGACGTACCCTTGTTCGATTACAGCATCAGATGGGTCAACAGCGCGGTATCGTTATGGACGGCCGTGATATTGGGACCCAAGTTTTTCCCGACGCTGAACTCAAGGTATTTATGACGGCGGATGCGCTTATCCGTGCCCAACGCCGGCAGGTTGAGCTGGTCGATAAAGGGCAGGCTGTCGCTCTAGAAGAGATTCTAGACAATATTAAAAAGCGTGATCATGACGATACGACTCGCACAGTAAGCCCTTTACGCCAAGCTGATGACGCTCTTTTACTCGATACGTCCTACACAACTATTGATGAACAGATCGACTGGGTTGTACAAATGGCTACGGAGCGAATGCAACAGCCACAGCTTAGCTAA